The Tumebacillus amylolyticus genome window below encodes:
- a CDS encoding S-layer homology domain-containing protein, translating to MKYMKKGTAMLLAGSILIMPSLTPVSAVADDSSGVNHTTTGNLETIDRMMEKKVRAQLQLSAEQWKLLSSKSAKFGDNQVTVWDLTFAEDGNQLDNRLDVQMDLDGTLYSYDHLQKRIAIGSITEAEAAKRAEAFLQANAPESEGQWAVVHHGYIAGDKGYSFVYEREINGVRVLDDQAILVVDNSGEVKSFSLTQWTTGDFPAVEKAISQEKAQDLYKNALDLRVDYYKPYGNSFQPLYHAIWKSPNTTGDGAPFRQGLLLDAYTGQRLLANGQPAGDLRVPTDTLVPPPASAQAERAVSMTQAEAEQVAHSSGVLPAGSTLKNAENLNDLNFWKLQYTTSNGSDLQITVGSKNGNIRYSYLTPYPKADGPRLSDDQLKQKAIEWLNKLVPNRTESYVLRYEPDAFSQPDAASFRFLRTYQGLPTDDEYLYLQLQPQTGEVVEYVDAYMPVRNESKYPSVQSLITPEQAKQAYAAAYPLHLSYYRPVVGGPIRLVYAQDNFLFSRLDAQTGKILPAIPDLPPRMQGHWAESALQLFSERSLLGDAGDGTDPDKALTRGELVTLLTDFTTSPHSPKDFPYLDVDPYSWLSTRVASALGQGWIASDTEFRPNDTITREEAASILARVLTHAGQNGVTSLTPNYADTADISPWALANVSLLQEKGLMNGDEGLFHPKQNITLAEMCTILVNLTKLTHHI from the coding sequence ATGAAATACATGAAAAAAGGAACGGCGATGTTGCTCGCCGGGTCGATTTTGATCATGCCGTCTCTTACGCCGGTGTCCGCTGTGGCAGACGATTCGTCGGGGGTCAACCACACAACGACCGGCAATTTGGAGACGATTGATCGCATGATGGAGAAAAAAGTTCGTGCGCAGTTGCAGTTGTCTGCAGAACAATGGAAGCTTCTCAGTAGCAAGAGTGCAAAGTTCGGAGACAACCAAGTGACCGTGTGGGATCTTACATTTGCAGAGGACGGAAACCAACTCGACAATCGTCTCGACGTCCAGATGGACTTGGATGGAACTTTGTACAGCTATGACCACCTTCAGAAACGCATCGCCATCGGCTCGATCACAGAAGCTGAAGCCGCGAAGCGGGCGGAAGCTTTTTTGCAGGCGAACGCGCCGGAGTCGGAGGGTCAATGGGCTGTCGTCCATCATGGATACATTGCGGGAGATAAGGGGTACTCCTTTGTCTATGAACGCGAGATCAACGGCGTACGTGTCTTGGATGACCAAGCCATTCTCGTCGTGGACAATTCGGGAGAGGTCAAGTCCTTCTCTCTCACGCAATGGACAACGGGAGACTTCCCTGCTGTGGAAAAAGCGATTTCTCAAGAGAAAGCGCAAGACCTCTACAAAAACGCGCTCGACCTGCGCGTCGACTACTATAAACCATACGGCAACTCGTTCCAACCACTCTACCACGCCATCTGGAAATCGCCCAACACAACAGGAGACGGAGCGCCGTTTCGTCAAGGTCTCCTCTTGGACGCCTACACGGGTCAACGATTGCTCGCCAACGGTCAACCGGCCGGCGATCTACGCGTTCCGACCGACACCCTCGTTCCACCGCCAGCCTCTGCACAGGCAGAACGTGCCGTCAGCATGACACAGGCTGAAGCGGAGCAAGTCGCCCACTCCTCCGGAGTCCTGCCCGCAGGAAGCACGTTGAAGAATGCCGAGAACCTGAACGATCTGAATTTTTGGAAGCTCCAATACACAACCTCCAATGGATCTGATCTCCAAATCACGGTCGGCTCCAAAAACGGCAACATTCGCTATTCCTATTTGACACCCTACCCGAAAGCGGACGGCCCGCGATTGTCTGATGATCAATTGAAGCAAAAGGCGATCGAATGGCTGAACAAACTCGTGCCAAACCGCACGGAATCGTATGTCCTCCGGTATGAACCGGACGCATTTTCGCAACCTGATGCGGCGTCGTTCCGCTTCTTACGCACGTATCAGGGCCTGCCAACCGATGATGAATACTTGTATCTTCAACTCCAACCGCAGACAGGGGAAGTGGTGGAGTACGTAGACGCCTACATGCCGGTGAGAAATGAAAGCAAATACCCATCCGTGCAAAGTCTGATCACGCCCGAACAAGCCAAACAAGCCTATGCAGCGGCTTATCCCTTGCACTTGAGCTACTACCGCCCGGTCGTGGGGGGTCCGATTCGCTTGGTCTATGCGCAAGATAATTTCCTGTTCTCCAGACTGGATGCCCAAACGGGCAAAATTTTACCTGCGATCCCGGACCTCCCGCCCCGCATGCAAGGTCATTGGGCAGAATCGGCACTGCAACTGTTCTCGGAGCGTTCGTTGCTTGGAGATGCAGGCGACGGGACAGACCCGGACAAAGCGTTGACTCGCGGCGAATTGGTCACGTTGCTGACTGATTTCACCACGAGCCCCCACTCTCCCAAAGACTTTCCGTATTTGGACGTGGATCCCTATTCCTGGTTGTCGACCCGCGTCGCGTCCGCCTTGGGTCAAGGCTGGATCGCATCTGACACGGAGTTCCGCCCGAACGACACGATTACCCGAGAAGAGGCGGCGTCTATTCTAGCCCGCGTCCTGACCCACGCAGGTCAAAACGGAGTGACCAGCCTCACGCCGAACTATGCCGACACGGCGGACATCTCCCCGTGGGCGCTGGCCAATGTAAGTTTGCTTCAAGAAAAAGGGCTCATGAACGGCGACGAGGGTCTGTTCCATCCCAAGCAGAACATTACGCTGGCGGAGATGTGTACGATCTTGGTCAACTTGACGAAGCTCACCCACCATATCTAA
- a CDS encoding argininosuccinate synthase — protein MSNKKLVLAYSGGLDTSVAIPWLKEQGYEVIALSADVGEGKDLEFIKSKALQVGATKSYMVDARELYAKEFILPSLKANALYEHKYPLSAALSRPLISQLLVQVAEQEGAAAVAHGCTGKGNDQVRFDVSVTALNPNLEIVAPVREWGWSRDEEIEYAKQNNIPIPITLENPFSTDVNLWGRSCECGVLEDPWAEAPEAAFEWTVSIADAPAEAEYVEIGFEKGVPVSLNGTQLGLVDLIEQLNKLAGAHGVGRIDHVENRLIGIKSREVYEAPAALVLIAAHRELETITLPREVFHFKPQLELKYTELVYNGLWFSPLKKAVDAFIEETQATVTGSVRVKLWKGTFQPVGRKSEQSLYDLDLATYSPDDAFDHNAAKGFIKLWGLPTKVYAKVQAATGEEIATPTAVEVK, from the coding sequence ATGTCGAACAAAAAACTGGTGCTCGCCTATTCCGGCGGGCTTGATACCTCCGTTGCAATTCCGTGGCTGAAAGAACAAGGGTACGAAGTCATCGCCCTCTCCGCTGACGTCGGCGAAGGCAAAGACCTCGAATTTATCAAGAGCAAAGCCCTGCAAGTGGGCGCGACCAAGTCGTACATGGTCGATGCTCGCGAACTTTACGCCAAGGAATTCATCCTGCCGTCGCTGAAGGCCAATGCGCTCTACGAACACAAATACCCGCTCTCCGCCGCACTGTCCCGTCCGTTGATTTCGCAACTGCTCGTACAAGTGGCAGAGCAAGAGGGCGCAGCAGCAGTCGCGCACGGTTGCACCGGCAAAGGTAACGACCAAGTTCGTTTCGACGTATCGGTTACCGCGCTCAACCCGAACCTTGAAATCGTCGCACCGGTCCGTGAATGGGGCTGGAGCCGCGATGAAGAGATTGAATATGCAAAGCAAAACAACATCCCGATTCCGATCACGCTGGAAAACCCGTTCTCGACCGACGTCAACCTCTGGGGTCGTTCTTGCGAGTGCGGCGTCCTCGAAGATCCGTGGGCAGAAGCGCCGGAAGCGGCGTTTGAATGGACCGTCTCCATTGCAGACGCACCGGCTGAAGCGGAATACGTCGAGATCGGGTTTGAAAAAGGCGTTCCCGTTTCCCTGAACGGCACGCAACTCGGCCTCGTCGACTTGATCGAGCAACTGAACAAACTGGCAGGCGCACACGGCGTCGGCCGGATCGACCATGTGGAAAACCGCCTGATCGGGATCAAGTCCCGTGAAGTCTACGAAGCTCCGGCAGCGCTCGTGCTGATCGCGGCACACCGCGAACTGGAAACGATCACCCTGCCGCGCGAAGTGTTCCACTTCAAACCGCAACTCGAACTCAAATACACCGAACTCGTCTACAACGGCCTCTGGTTCTCTCCGCTCAAAAAAGCGGTCGATGCGTTCATCGAAGAGACCCAAGCGACCGTCACCGGCTCCGTCCGCGTGAAACTGTGGAAAGGCACGTTCCAACCGGTGGGCCGCAAGTCGGAACAATCCCTGTACGACCTCGACCTCGCGACCTACTCCCCGGACGATGCGTTCGACCACAACGCAGCGAAAGGCTTCATTAAACTGTGGGGTTTGCCGACCAAAGTCTACGCAAAAGTTCAAGCGGCAACCGGCGAAGAAATCGCAACCCCGACAGCGGTGGAAGTGAAATGA
- the carB gene encoding carbamoyl-phosphate synthase large subunit: MSTLPKGSLLLVIGSGPIVIGQAAEFDYAGTQACKSLREEGYRVVLVNSNPATIMTDQGVADKIYIEPLTVATLAEIIRVERPAGLLATLGGQTALNLAVELAEAGVLEQYDVQLLGTPLSSIQRAEDRQLFKDLMEELQQPIPVSEIVHTMAEGQDFVDKIGLPVIIRPAFTLGGTGGGIASTMEEFQSILTRGLKQSPIGQVLIERSIRGWKEIEYEVMRDANDTCITICNMENFDPVGVHTGDSIVVAPSQTLTDREYQMLRTASVRIIRALKIEGGCNVQFALDPDSMNYCVIEVNPRVSRSSALASKATGYPIAKIAAKIAVGLHLDEIVNPVTGKTFAAFEPALDYLVVKVPRWPFDKFPQANRALGTQMKATGEVMALGRSFEEGLQKALRSLEIGVDGLELTDMQGWTDEELKAYLCGDPDDRRVFAFAEAFRRGYSLADLHTWTAVDEWFLYKLEALVQEEKALVALAGETLTQEYLAHLKKIGFADSRIASLIGTNADEIRALRHSYNIRPAYTLVDTCAAEFESTTPYFFSTYHGSGELVPSEGRKKALVLGSGPIRIGQGIEFDYCSVHAVWALERLGYETVILNNNPETVSTDFDTADRLYFEPLTVEDVLEVIDLEGIDQTFVQFGGQTAINLAEKLEQRGVTISGTTTDAIDTAEDRERFRTFLQELNIPQSNGGTAMDTAGALQVANSIGYPVVVRPSYVIGGRAMAVVYNDAELAHYMTHAADVSNGHPILIDQYLAGREVEVDAVCDGENVLIPGIFEHIERAGVHSGDSMAVYPPQGLSQDEIDKLVLYTELIAKNLPVVGLINIQFVLVGNQVYVLEVNPRASRTVPIISKVTGVPLVDLAVRVQCGEKLTTCGFGTGLYPAKDFVVVKAPVFSFGKITGLDIPLGPEMKSTGEVLGVGATFAEALAKSFVGAGIALPKLTGESQANGLFLSICDRLKEESLPLLQRFAQLGLNFYGTPSTTDWLTQNGISCESVARDAEAVQDLLKSGAIQLVLNLPTLGHDPSRLGYRIRRFTVEMRIPCLTSLDTAAAWLSSLESGSTDTPHLMHS, translated from the coding sequence TTGTCTACGCTACCTAAGGGCTCGCTCCTGCTTGTCATCGGCTCCGGGCCGATCGTCATCGGGCAAGCAGCCGAATTTGACTACGCGGGCACGCAAGCCTGCAAATCACTTCGCGAAGAGGGCTATCGAGTTGTGCTCGTCAACTCGAACCCGGCGACGATCATGACCGACCAAGGAGTCGCCGACAAAATTTACATCGAGCCGCTGACCGTGGCCACTCTTGCGGAGATTATCCGCGTTGAACGTCCGGCTGGCTTGCTGGCCACGCTTGGCGGGCAGACGGCGTTGAACTTGGCTGTTGAATTGGCAGAAGCCGGCGTGTTGGAACAGTATGACGTGCAATTGCTCGGTACGCCGCTTTCTTCGATTCAACGGGCGGAGGACCGCCAACTTTTCAAAGACTTGATGGAAGAACTGCAACAGCCGATCCCGGTGAGCGAGATCGTCCACACGATGGCGGAAGGCCAAGACTTCGTGGACAAAATCGGCCTGCCGGTGATCATCCGCCCGGCGTTCACACTCGGTGGCACGGGCGGCGGCATCGCCTCGACGATGGAGGAGTTTCAATCGATTCTCACCCGTGGTTTGAAGCAATCGCCGATCGGGCAAGTGCTGATCGAGCGAAGCATTCGCGGGTGGAAAGAAATCGAGTACGAAGTGATGCGCGATGCGAACGACACTTGCATCACGATCTGCAACATGGAGAATTTCGATCCGGTGGGCGTACATACGGGCGATTCGATCGTCGTCGCGCCTTCGCAGACGTTGACCGACCGTGAGTACCAGATGTTGCGGACGGCATCTGTGCGCATCATCCGCGCATTGAAAATTGAGGGCGGGTGCAACGTGCAGTTCGCGCTTGATCCGGACTCCATGAACTATTGCGTCATCGAAGTGAACCCGCGGGTTTCGCGCTCGTCCGCTCTGGCTTCCAAAGCGACCGGCTATCCGATTGCCAAAATCGCCGCCAAGATCGCGGTAGGTCTTCATCTGGACGAGATTGTGAATCCCGTCACAGGCAAGACGTTTGCAGCGTTCGAACCGGCGTTGGACTACTTGGTGGTCAAAGTTCCGCGTTGGCCGTTTGACAAGTTCCCGCAGGCCAACCGAGCGCTGGGCACGCAGATGAAAGCGACCGGCGAAGTCATGGCACTGGGCCGCAGCTTCGAAGAAGGCTTGCAAAAAGCGCTCCGCTCACTGGAAATCGGCGTCGACGGTCTGGAACTGACCGACATGCAGGGCTGGACGGACGAAGAACTGAAAGCCTACCTCTGCGGCGACCCTGACGACCGCCGAGTCTTCGCTTTTGCCGAAGCGTTCCGCCGAGGCTACTCCCTCGCCGACCTCCACACCTGGACCGCCGTCGACGAATGGTTCCTCTACAAACTCGAAGCCCTCGTTCAAGAGGAAAAAGCGCTCGTGGCACTCGCGGGTGAAACTCTCACCCAAGAGTACTTGGCACATCTCAAAAAAATCGGCTTCGCAGACTCGCGCATCGCTTCTCTGATCGGCACCAACGCCGACGAAATCCGCGCTCTGCGTCACTCCTACAACATCCGACCTGCCTACACGCTGGTCGATACCTGTGCGGCTGAATTTGAATCCACAACGCCGTACTTTTTCTCGACCTACCACGGCTCGGGCGAACTCGTCCCTTCGGAGGGTCGCAAAAAAGCCCTCGTCCTCGGCTCCGGCCCGATCCGCATCGGGCAGGGCATTGAATTCGACTACTGCTCCGTTCACGCCGTCTGGGCTCTGGAACGCCTCGGCTACGAAACGGTGATTCTCAACAACAACCCGGAGACGGTCTCCACCGACTTCGACACCGCAGACCGCCTGTACTTCGAACCGCTGACCGTCGAGGACGTGCTCGAAGTCATCGATCTCGAAGGCATCGACCAAACCTTCGTCCAATTCGGCGGCCAAACGGCGATCAACCTCGCCGAGAAGCTCGAACAACGCGGCGTAACCATCTCAGGCACCACCACCGACGCCATCGACACGGCCGAAGACCGCGAGCGGTTCCGGACGTTTTTACAAGAACTGAACATCCCGCAATCGAACGGCGGCACCGCGATGGATACAGCGGGAGCGTTGCAAGTGGCGAACTCCATCGGCTACCCGGTCGTCGTCCGCCCGTCCTACGTCATCGGGGGTCGCGCCATGGCCGTCGTCTACAATGACGCAGAACTTGCACACTACATGACCCACGCAGCCGACGTCTCCAACGGTCATCCGATTCTCATCGACCAATACCTCGCCGGGCGCGAAGTGGAAGTCGATGCAGTCTGTGACGGCGAGAACGTCCTGATTCCGGGCATCTTCGAACACATCGAGCGAGCAGGCGTTCACTCCGGCGACTCGATGGCGGTCTACCCGCCGCAAGGACTTTCGCAGGACGAAATCGACAAGCTGGTGCTCTACACCGAGCTCATCGCCAAAAACCTGCCCGTCGTCGGCCTGATCAACATCCAGTTCGTGCTCGTCGGAAACCAAGTCTACGTCCTTGAAGTCAACCCGCGTGCCTCGCGCACCGTTCCGATCATCTCCAAAGTCACGGGCGTCCCGCTCGTCGACCTCGCCGTCCGCGTCCAATGCGGAGAAAAACTCACCACCTGCGGTTTCGGCACCGGACTCTATCCGGCGAAAGACTTTGTCGTCGTCAAAGCTCCGGTCTTCTCCTTCGGCAAGATCACAGGCCTCGACATCCCGCTCGGCCCGGAGATGAAATCCACAGGCGAAGTCCTCGGCGTAGGGGCCACGTTCGCAGAAGCCCTCGCCAAGTCGTTTGTCGGTGCCGGAATTGCGCTCCCGAAACTGACAGGGGAGTCCCAAGCAAACGGCCTGTTCCTTTCGATCTGCGACCGTCTCAAGGAAGAATCTCTGCCGCTGCTGCAGCGTTTTGCCCAGCTCGGCCTGAACTTCTACGGCACCCCGTCGACCACCGACTGGTTGACCCAAAACGGCATCTCCTGCGAATCTGTCGCTCGCGACGCCGAAGCGGTGCAAGATTTGCTCAAGTCGGGCGCCATCCAACTCGTGCTCAACCTGCCGACCCTCGGACACGATCCGTCGCGCCTCGGCTACCGCATCCGTCGTTTCACCGTCGAGATGCGCATCCCGTGCTTAACTTCGCTCGACACAGCAGCGGCATGGCTCTCGTCGCTGGAATCGGGCTCGACCGATACACCGCACCTCATGCATTCCTAA
- the argF gene encoding ornithine carbamoyltransferase encodes MATIPLQPTWQLGNWQGRDFLDFADHSALDLQDLLSLALDLKDKHKKGIPFRPLAGKTLGMIFEKASTRTRVSFEVAMFQLGGHALFLSSSDTQLGRGEPIPDTAQVLSRYVDGLMIRTFGHENVIELARYATIPVINGLTDLHHPCQVLADILTLFEKKGTLKGRTVSYIGDGNNMANSWLVAAPKFGLNLRIATPPGYECDSAVVEQAKNLAAQHGTEIVLTHDPVEAVKNTDMIYTDVWASMGQEEEQAQRLAHFAAYQVNGELVKHAKPDYLFMHCLPAHRGEEVTEEVIDGPNSVIFDEAENRLHVQKAILVATMG; translated from the coding sequence ATGGCGACCATTCCGCTTCAACCCACTTGGCAACTCGGTAACTGGCAAGGCCGCGACTTCCTCGATTTCGCCGATCATTCGGCGCTCGACCTGCAAGATCTGCTCAGCCTTGCCCTCGATTTGAAAGACAAGCACAAAAAAGGCATCCCGTTCCGTCCGCTCGCGGGCAAAACGCTCGGCATGATTTTTGAAAAAGCATCGACCCGCACCCGCGTTTCCTTTGAAGTCGCGATGTTCCAACTCGGCGGGCACGCGCTGTTCCTGTCGAGCTCCGACACCCAACTTGGCCGCGGTGAACCGATCCCGGACACCGCGCAAGTGCTTTCCCGCTACGTCGACGGTTTGATGATCCGCACCTTCGGCCATGAAAACGTCATCGAACTGGCGCGCTATGCCACGATTCCGGTGATCAACGGCTTGACCGACTTGCACCACCCGTGCCAAGTGCTCGCCGACATCTTGACCCTTTTTGAGAAAAAAGGTACGCTCAAAGGGCGCACCGTTTCCTACATTGGAGACGGCAACAACATGGCGAATTCGTGGCTGGTGGCAGCTCCGAAATTCGGACTGAACCTGCGCATCGCCACCCCGCCGGGCTATGAATGCGATTCCGCCGTCGTGGAGCAAGCGAAAAACCTCGCCGCCCAACACGGCACCGAAATCGTCCTCACCCATGACCCGGTCGAAGCGGTGAAGAACACCGACATGATCTACACCGATGTCTGGGCTTCGATGGGCCAAGAAGAGGAGCAAGCGCAACGCCTCGCTCACTTTGCCGCCTACCAAGTCAACGGCGAACTCGTCAAGCACGCCAAGCCCGACTACCTGTTTATGCACTGCTTGCCTGCACATCGCGGGGAGGAAGTGACAGAGGAGGTCATCGACGGACCGAACTCGGTCATTTTTGATGAAGCGGAAAACCGACTGCATGTGCAAAAAGCGATTCTCGTCGCGACGATGGGCTAG
- a CDS encoding S-layer homology domain-containing protein: MRKKRSIVWLSVLAGTLATCTPTMAFAESGTVATTSSTVWTQDKLVETARATLSLSTSDWVLLKAEHEQTPEDGSDLWYLAFSGPHGDYYDVVLDGRRGEVTNLNRTHSPINAYVGSLTQEEARERAESLLRKLAPERFGQYVYSEGAYSPVERCYRFEFERFVDGINVLDNTVRIALYPNGDVFQYAITFTKGDFPKQTPVLSEESAQKLYRDSLNLRADTSAGTDDSIIYRPTYPPYEDHYPIYNATTGKSIDRSGHEVPPTDTSPARGGVTVPDNLPDLYVKKRPLRLAYLTQSPGAKPILVYTPQTLEAFFPSQAPGLDVLTGDLTGDADSGTNLWVFGAKPLPVPIHDGWAAKGLQMLQDRGILARLGNPTDAEHELTRAELITMVMRFASPMYLSGQEDQVPEPDVPKLPYVDVPPTHRDRQELYNAFAYQWIADDTHFRPEDKITREEAAAVLARILGTQLGTAPDVALPYLDAADISPWAWNNVALNYQLGLMRGDGTNSFHPKQYITLAEMSSVLTQLSVKTSRLDINVPPILLGE, translated from the coding sequence ATGAGGAAAAAGAGAAGCATTGTGTGGCTGTCGGTTCTGGCAGGGACGTTGGCAACGTGTACGCCGACGATGGCGTTTGCGGAAAGCGGGACTGTGGCAACCACGTCCTCGACCGTATGGACACAGGACAAACTCGTCGAGACCGCTCGTGCGACGTTGAGTCTCAGCACGTCCGACTGGGTGTTGTTGAAAGCCGAGCATGAACAGACGCCCGAAGACGGCAGCGATCTGTGGTACCTTGCCTTTTCTGGCCCGCATGGAGATTATTACGACGTTGTGCTGGACGGCCGAAGGGGTGAAGTGACCAACCTCAACCGCACCCATTCGCCGATCAACGCCTACGTCGGTTCCTTGACACAGGAGGAGGCACGTGAGCGGGCCGAGTCCCTTTTGCGAAAGCTGGCTCCGGAGAGATTCGGGCAGTACGTCTATAGCGAAGGCGCGTACTCGCCGGTGGAACGGTGTTATCGGTTTGAGTTTGAGCGTTTCGTCGACGGCATCAACGTTCTCGACAATACCGTGCGAATTGCGCTGTATCCCAACGGGGATGTGTTTCAGTACGCGATCACGTTCACAAAGGGGGACTTCCCGAAGCAGACTCCGGTGCTCTCGGAGGAGTCTGCGCAGAAACTCTATCGCGATTCGTTGAACTTGCGCGCAGACACGAGTGCGGGCACAGATGATTCGATCATCTACCGCCCGACCTACCCGCCGTATGAAGACCACTATCCGATCTACAACGCGACGACGGGGAAATCCATCGACCGCTCAGGGCATGAAGTTCCGCCGACAGACACCTCGCCTGCAAGGGGCGGCGTCACCGTCCCGGACAACCTCCCGGACCTGTACGTGAAAAAACGCCCGCTTCGCCTCGCGTATCTCACACAGAGCCCCGGCGCAAAACCGATCTTGGTCTATACGCCGCAGACGTTGGAGGCGTTTTTCCCAAGTCAGGCGCCCGGTTTGGATGTGTTGACGGGAGATTTGACGGGCGACGCCGACTCCGGCACGAATCTCTGGGTGTTCGGTGCAAAACCCTTGCCCGTCCCGATCCATGACGGTTGGGCGGCGAAAGGGTTGCAGATGCTGCAAGACCGTGGCATCCTCGCACGCCTCGGCAATCCGACCGATGCCGAGCACGAACTGACGCGCGCCGAGTTGATCACGATGGTGATGCGCTTTGCGAGCCCGATGTACCTCAGCGGGCAGGAAGACCAAGTCCCCGAGCCCGATGTGCCGAAGTTGCCCTATGTGGATGTCCCGCCGACGCATCGGGATCGTCAAGAACTCTACAACGCGTTTGCCTACCAATGGATCGCCGACGACACCCACTTCCGCCCCGAAGACAAGATCACCCGCGAAGAAGCCGCCGCAGTGCTGGCACGAATTCTGGGCACACAACTGGGCACGGCGCCCGATGTTGCTCTGCCCTACCTCGACGCCGCCGACATCTCGCCGTGGGCTTGGAACAACGTCGCGCTGAACTACCAACTCGGTCTCATGCGCGGGGACGGCACGAACTCTTTTCATCCGAAGCAGTACATCACCCTCGCCGAGATGAGTTCCGTTCTGACGCAGCTCTCCGTAAAAACAAGCCGTCTCGACATCAACGTCCCGCCGATTTTACTGGGTGAATAA
- a CDS encoding carbamoyl phosphate synthase small subunit, with product MKGYLVLENGHRFSGELIGAVRRGYGEVVFHTGMTGYQEILTDPSYANQIVVMTYPLIGNYGINAEDFEAKKPWLTGFITSDACSKPSHNASEKTLHTYLEEQGIVGLTGVDTRSLVRMIRQHGSLKGYIVSGAEIEMVDGSFTFPDLPRDLVKKVTTPVITQHTAEGEHHVVLLDFGAKGNIANSLAAHGCRVTVVPATTSLEIIRALQPDGIMLSNGPGDPQDNLDLLPTIRALGEEFPVFGICLGHQLIGLAYGAKTHKMKFGHRGSNHPVKDLRTGKVHITSQNHGYTVDDATLPSVLEVTHVNVNDGTVEGVRHRTLPVFSVQYHPEAAPGPEDARELFVEFTTQMNERKGHRLVYAT from the coding sequence TTGAAAGGGTATCTTGTTTTGGAGAACGGACATCGATTCAGTGGGGAATTGATCGGAGCAGTTCGACGAGGTTATGGAGAAGTGGTATTTCACACCGGCATGACCGGGTATCAGGAGATCTTGACCGATCCGTCGTACGCGAACCAGATCGTCGTCATGACGTATCCGCTGATTGGGAATTACGGCATCAACGCAGAGGACTTCGAAGCGAAGAAACCCTGGCTGACCGGGTTCATCACATCGGACGCTTGTTCGAAACCGAGTCACAACGCAAGTGAAAAGACACTGCACACGTATCTGGAGGAGCAAGGCATCGTCGGTTTGACCGGAGTGGATACCCGGTCGCTGGTTCGCATGATCCGCCAACACGGCAGTTTAAAAGGATATATTGTAAGTGGCGCAGAAATTGAAATGGTGGATGGGTCATTTACATTCCCCGACCTTCCGCGCGATCTCGTGAAAAAAGTCACGACCCCCGTGATTACTCAACATACAGCAGAGGGCGAACATCATGTCGTCCTGCTTGACTTCGGAGCGAAAGGCAACATCGCAAATTCACTGGCGGCACACGGCTGCCGCGTCACGGTCGTTCCGGCCACGACGTCGCTTGAAATCATTCGCGCGTTGCAACCGGACGGTATCATGCTCTCCAACGGCCCCGGCGACCCGCAAGACAATCTCGACTTGCTCCCGACGATTCGCGCACTGGGCGAAGAATTTCCCGTGTTCGGAATTTGCTTGGGGCATCAATTGATCGGGCTCGCGTACGGCGCGAAAACGCACAAAATGAAATTCGGACACCGGGGCTCCAACCATCCGGTCAAAGACCTGCGCACAGGCAAAGTTCACATCACGTCGCAGAACCACGGCTACACGGTCGACGATGCGACGCTGCCAAGCGTTTTGGAAGTCACACATGTGAATGTCAACGATGGGACTGTCGAAGGCGTGCGACACCGCACCCTGCCGGTCTTCTCCGTTCAATACCATCCGGAAGCTGCACCTGGCCCGGAAGACGCTCGGGAGTTGTTCGTAGAATTCACCACCCAAATGAACGAAAGGAAGGGACACCGTCTTGTCTACGCTACCTAA